A stretch of DNA from Yoonia sp. BS5-3:
CTTACCTCGCAGGTTCCCAGTGGCACAATATCTGACCGCTGAAGTGTTCCGGCAGCGTAAGGATAGACACTAAAGTTATCATCAGTGCCATATGCCGGAAACAGATCAACCTGAAATCCCGCGATTGATGGCAGTTTAATGATGGCCCCACCTCGACCGGCTAAATACGCATCGATCCCGATCGACTTCAATTGGTCAAAAAGGCGGAAAAAGGCAGCTGCAGCTTCGTCTGGCCCGGCCACATCGAAAATGACCGCAAGATCGATATCGTCGTCATAGGCAATTGGCGCCTTATCTCGGATCAGCCCGAGTAACGTACCAGAATTTGCAAAAACGGCGTACCCTAGTGACTTTAACTGCTGCACGACCTGATGAACTCCGCCGTAAATCTCAGCCGCGTCGACATCCCCCAAACGTGTCGTGACAAAACCATGCGCAGAAAATGACACTCCACCGCTGTGTTTTTCCAACAACTTTTCAAATGCCGTATACTTGTCGAGCTCATTTGCTTTTTCGCGCGCGGCATACAACATCGACATACGTCCGTGGGCGCGGGCGGGCATTGCGCGCGCAACAACAGCAAACATGATGAATGCTTCATGAAACATGGGACTGCGTCTTTGCGCAACAGGAAGCCCCTTGAGCGCCTGAAACTTAAACCTAGGACGCCCATTGATCGTGCCGCTGATCAGCGCCTCTTTCGCCTCAGCATGTAATGCTGCCAGTTTTTGGTCTGCGTCCGCTTGCATGAAGCTTTATCCCCCTGAATGTACGGCTGAAACAAGCCACCTTCATAAAAAAAATCAGGCCTACCACCGGCAGGCCTGATCAAATGCTTTACCAACAATCAGTCTTGGCGCCCTCTGGCACCGACCGATCAGGCGTTACCTGTCGCCGAAGCCACATCGATCGATACGCCTGGACCCATTGTTGAGCTGACGGCGATCTTTTTCATGTAAGTGCCCTTGGCACCGGTTGGCTTGGCTTTGCCAACGGCCTCGACAAAGGCCAGCATGTTTTCTTCAATCTGCTTCGCGCTAAAAGACGCTTTGCCGATCCCAGCATGCACAACACCAGCCTTTTCAGCCTTGAACTGAACCTGACCGCCTTTGGCGTCTTCAACAGCTTGCTTAACGTCCATCGTGACCGTACCAACGCGTGGGTTTGGCATCAGGTTACGCGGGCCAAGAACCTTACCCAGACGGCCAACAACGGCCATCATGTCAGGTGTCGCGATGCAGCGGTCGAAATCGATGGTGCCGCCCTGGATGGTTTCCATCAGGTCCTCGGCACCGACGATGTCTGCACCAGCTGCCTTAGCTTCGTCTGCTTTTTCGCCGCGGGCGAAAACAGCAACGCGAACCGTCTTACCTGTGCCGTGGGGCAGGCTAACCGTACCGCGCACCATTTGGTCGGCGTGACGCGGATCAACGCCCAGTGTCATTGCGATTTCAACAGTTTCATCGAATTTGGCTTTGGCATTATCTTTGACCAAAGACGCAGCTTCGGCCACTGTGACATTCTGCTTGCCGCCAAATGCTTCGCGGGCCGCAGCAGTCCGCTTTCCAACTTTTGCCATTACTTGACCTCCACACCCATAGACCGGGCAGAGCCCATGATGATCTGCATCGCGTTATCGATATCGTTCGCGTTCAGATCTTTCATCTTTGCTTCGGCGATTTCACGAACCTGCTTGGCCGTGATCGAACCAGCAACTGCTTTACCAGGTGTCTGAGACCCGGATTTCAGCTTGGCAGCCTTCTTGATGTAGTAAGACGCAGGTGGCGTCTTGATTTCCATCGAGAACGACTTGTCCTGATAGTAAGTGATGATGGTTGGGCATGGGGCGCCGGGCTCCATCTCGCCAGACTTGGCGTTAAAGGCCTTACAGAATTCCATGATATTGATCCCGCGCTGACCCAATGCAGGACCCACTGGCGGGGAAGGGTTAGCTTGACCTGCAGGAACCTGCAGTTTGAGCGTGCCCACGATTTTCTTGGCCATTGGCCATCTCCTTTTGCAACTCTTGGCACGGCGCGCCGCGACAAGATTTTCGTTGTGTGGTCCGGCGCCGCGCTCGCGAGCGTTTGGCCTCCCACATTTTGGCATTGCTGATCAGATCAACAACACGGGCGGTCGTTAGCCGAGCATAGCCATGTTTGCAAGATAATTCGGCCTGATAAGGCAGGGTTTCATGGCTATCGATGCCCGACCCAGCCCCGATCATCGGTGAACATGCGCCCCGGCGCGATCTCGACAGGCCTATAGTCTTCGGGCAAAGCATCCAGCGGCGCAAAAGGCTTTTGTCCCGCAGCGAGCACGATATTGGCATAGCCCCGCCCGCTGATCGGCCCGCGTATTGCCTGAACATGGGGGTATTGTTTTTGCAAAATCGCATAAGTGCTGCGGGCAAGCCGGCCATCCGGCGCATCAATCAGGTTCACATAGATCGGGCCATCGGTGATCTGACGCAGCCGAGCATAGGTTTCGACCGTGGTCAGATGCGCCGGAACCGAAGCGGATGAAAACGCATCCATCACAACCGCATCAAACCGGCGGGTCGTCTCATTGATGAAAACGCGCCCATCCGCATGCACGATCTGATACCGTGCGCCGACACCCTGCCCTGCAGCATCTCCCCCATCCCGGATAGTTCCAAACTGCGCAATCATCGCGCCCGCCTGCGGCAGGCGCTGCTGGACGACATGGGTGACAAGCGGGTCAATCTCAACGGCGACGGCCTGCGCCTCTGGCCGGGTTTGAAGCAGGGTGGTGGGCAGAGAAAAGCCCCCACCACCGATGAACAAAACGCTGGGCGCCGGCCCCAAATCCCGGTCCATGCGCGCCCAAAGCAATTGGGTATAGGCCAATGCCAACGCCTGCGCCGGGGTATCTGCGCCGATCTGTTCGGCAGCCTGTGTCGTCCGGTCCGCATAAAGGCGGATTTCATTGTCGCGGCGCTGCACATCAATGCAGGACAGCCCAGATTCATAGGTGCAGACGGGGCCCGTGGTCAGGCTTGCGGCAATGAGGGCGCCCGTCAGCACAGCCGGCGCCGGGCTTTGTGCCAATGTCTCGGGCTTATCAGGGGCCTCTACCCGCACGAAGAATGCACATATCAACGTTGCTGCGCCGCAACCGCTGAATGTCATCGCTGATCCGATAAGCGGCAGGGCCACGAACCCGGCGATAATCGCGCCCGCAATCGCCCCGACCGATCCCGCCGCCAAGACGATCCCAAGCGATGATCCCGCCCGTCCAGGACGTGCCTCAACCGCCAATTTTGCCAAAAAGGGCGATGGCAAGCTGACCAAAACAGAGGCCGGGAAAAAGGTGATGAGCACCGCCAGAAACATCCCACCCGTCCCGCGCAGGCCAATTCCATAGATCACAGCCAGGATCGTTGGGGACAGCGCCATTAAAACCGCCGTTGCGATCAACGCCTTTCGGATCGCGAGGGCCGCCGCAGCTTTCGGGCGTTCTGCGATAAAACCGCCAATTGCATTGCCCAGCGCGAACCCTGCCAGCACCGTGGCGATCACCGCGGTCCAGGTGACCAGCGATGTTCCAAAGAACGGCGCCAGAACGCGCCCGGCGGCAATTTCATAGGTCAGGCCAACGATGGACAAAACCAAGATCAGGCCGATCGTCGTCCAAAAGCGCATAAATACCTCAACTGCATGCTGCCTGCTTTACCCAAAAGCAGCTAGCGCTGCACCAAAACAGGGGCAAGGCCATAACGCCTAAACTGGCAGCGTTACGCATTATTCATAAGCTATTGAACCACCATCCAAGCCCACGCTGCGAAATTTTCCGCCGATGGACTGACAGCTCCGCGCTTTGTGAGATGGCTTCTTACCGTCGCCGCCCTACTATCAAAATGCCGTCCCCAAGGACCCCAGCCTGATCTTCGCGAGGTGACATATGAAATATTCCAAGACGCAAGTCGTCTATCACTGGCTAACCGCCGCGTTGATCTTCGTCATGCTTGGCACGGGGCTGGCCTATCGCTTTGATCTGGCAGATCGGGCGGCGCTGAACGCGCACCAGATCGCCGGTCAGTTGCTGATCGTGGTGCTGGCCCTGCGGGTCGGGGCGCGGCTGATGCGGCGCAGACCTGTAACGCGCCATCAGCACGCCGCTTGGGAGCGATTACTGGCCGGGGCCGTCCATTTCGGGCTTTACGGAACGATGATCGCCTTTGTGATCACCGGGTATGTCTCGGCCTCAGCGCTGAGCAGCAACAGTCTGATTGCGCCTGTCGATATCACCTTCGCCCGCTCTGATACGGGCGAATGGCTGCTGGATATTCATTACATGCTGAAATGGGTTCTTCTGGGCTTTTTCGGCCTGCATCTGGCAGGCGCGCTGAAACACCTGCTCATCGATAGGGATGACAGCTTTTCACACATGACCTTCACCTCAAAAAAACAGGAGCCACCTAATGCATAAACTCACACGCAGACATGTGATGTTGACGATGACCGGCAGCACCTTGATGCTGTGTCCGGCAATCTTGAACGCGCAGACTGTCTCGCCGGAATGGGACGGGCTGCCGGATACCACACCTGTCGGCGAAGACCAGTTAATCAATGTCGGCGAAGGCCCGGCCGAGGTGGACATCACGGATCTGGAACCAGGCCAAGTGACCGTGATCGCAAGACCCACAACCGATGAGGCCTATTCTGCCACGGGGCAGATCCAATATGTCGCCGTGCATTATCGCACCGAAGCGCAAATCGCATTTGGCGCCGAAAATGACCGCGACGGCACCGTTCAGGACCCGCGCTACTTTGTGGTCAATCTGGTATGTACGCACCGGGGCAAAGCCATTGGCATGACGGGTGATCCTGCTGCGCCATTTGCCTGTTTGGATCGGGGGGATCGCCATTCATCGGTGTTTGATGCCTCAGGCTTTGGCATCGCAGGCGCATCCGAGGATGAATATCTGTCTATCCCTGATTACAGCCTTACCACTGACGGGGATCAGGTCGTCCTGCAACTGGCCTGAACAAAAAAGGGGAGCGTCGGACGCTCCCCTTTCTCTATTCATTATGCAGCAAGCCTACTGCTTGGTGACCTGCGTATATTCCAGCTCGACCGGTGTGGCGCGGCCAAAGATGGACACGGTCACTTTCAGGCGCTGATTTTCTTCGTCGACTTCCTCGACCAGACCATCGAAATCCTCGAACGGACCATCGTTGACTTTGACCTTCTCGCCAATCTCGAAGTTGATCAGGGTGCGCGGCGCTTCTTCGCCTTCCTGAACGCGGCCCAGGATCGCCTGCACTTCGGCATCACGCATCGGCATCGGGCGCCCCTGCGGGCCAAGGAACCCGGTAACGCGGTTGATTGAGTTGATCAGGTGGTAGCCTTCATCGGACATTTCCATATGCACCAGCACGTAACCGGGCATAAAGCGACGCTCGGCGGTTACCTTTTTGTTGCGGCGGATTTCGATCACTTCCTCGGTGGGGACCAGAACTTCGTCGATCTGCTCATCCAGCCCGCGTTCTTCCGCTTTGGTCCGGATTTCCTCTGCGATCTTCTTTTCGAAGTTCGACAGAACGCTTACCGAATACCACCGTTTCGCCATTGTCTGCGCACCTTGTCGTCAGCGACCCGTTCGGGTCCAATTCAAAAATATCCGGCGGCCCATCCGCCAGTCCCGAAAATAAAAGCGGCGTGCAACTCGATTCGCCACACGCCATTTTCGGGAAGTTTCAGGCTCTTACCGCTGCTGCCCGCTATTTTCAAGAGGCACCCACGAAATTCCGGATCGTCAGCTGCCGAAATAGTTCAATACAGAGGTCAGCCCAGACCGGATCACAATATCAACCAGCGAGAAAAAGATCGCCGTCAAAGCGGCCATGATAAACACCATGATCGTTGTCAAAACCACTTCGCGGCGTGTCGGCCAAACGACCTTGGACACTTCGGCGCGGACTTCTTGGATGAATTTGACAGGGTTGGCGATGGCCATGGTTGATCGTCCTTTGTGGAAACAAACGCGACATACGGTGTCTGTATGGCAAATTCAAGCCCGGCGCGGCACGGGCGGGATGCTCATTTCAGGAATG
This window harbors:
- a CDS encoding adenylyltransferase/cytidyltransferase family protein encodes the protein MQADADQKLAALHAEAKEALISGTINGRPRFKFQALKGLPVAQRRSPMFHEAFIMFAVVARAMPARAHGRMSMLYAAREKANELDKYTAFEKLLEKHSGGVSFSAHGFVTTRLGDVDAAEIYGGVHQVVQQLKSLGYAVFANSGTLLGLIRDKAPIAYDDDIDLAVIFDVAGPDEAAAAFFRLFDQLKSIGIDAYLAGRGGAIIKLPSIAGFQVDLFPAYGTDDNFSVYPYAAGTLQRSDIVPLGTCEVSGLPIPAAPLRVLEQNYGSGWRTPNPRFVFPWKAQNRKFAKLLAAIETNTNKPKTILTYGTFDLFHVGHVHLLRRLAALGDRLIVGCSTDEFNDIKGKKCIMPYADREIILRACRYVDDVIPEHSWDQKADDIKRFDADIFAMGDDWAGKFDELSAHCEVIYLPRTEGVSTTGLRWIVADNTPS
- the rplA gene encoding 50S ribosomal protein L1 translates to MAKVGKRTAAAREAFGGKQNVTVAEAASLVKDNAKAKFDETVEIAMTLGVDPRHADQMVRGTVSLPHGTGKTVRVAVFARGEKADEAKAAGADIVGAEDLMETIQGGTIDFDRCIATPDMMAVVGRLGKVLGPRNLMPNPRVGTVTMDVKQAVEDAKGGQVQFKAEKAGVVHAGIGKASFSAKQIEENMLAFVEAVGKAKPTGAKGTYMKKIAVSSTMGPGVSIDVASATGNA
- the rplK gene encoding 50S ribosomal protein L11, producing the protein MAKKIVGTLKLQVPAGQANPSPPVGPALGQRGINIMEFCKAFNAKSGEMEPGAPCPTIITYYQDKSFSMEIKTPPASYYIKKAAKLKSGSQTPGKAVAGSITAKQVREIAEAKMKDLNANDIDNAMQIIMGSARSMGVEVK
- a CDS encoding fused MFS/spermidine synthase; translation: MRFWTTIGLILVLSIVGLTYEIAAGRVLAPFFGTSLVTWTAVIATVLAGFALGNAIGGFIAERPKAAAALAIRKALIATAVLMALSPTILAVIYGIGLRGTGGMFLAVLITFFPASVLVSLPSPFLAKLAVEARPGRAGSSLGIVLAAGSVGAIAGAIIAGFVALPLIGSAMTFSGCGAATLICAFFVRVEAPDKPETLAQSPAPAVLTGALIAASLTTGPVCTYESGLSCIDVQRRDNEIRLYADRTTQAAEQIGADTPAQALALAYTQLLWARMDRDLGPAPSVLFIGGGGFSLPTTLLQTRPEAQAVAVEIDPLVTHVVQQRLPQAGAMIAQFGTIRDGGDAAGQGVGARYQIVHADGRVFINETTRRFDAVVMDAFSSASVPAHLTTVETYARLRQITDGPIYVNLIDAPDGRLARSTYAILQKQYPHVQAIRGPISGRGYANIVLAAGQKPFAPLDALPEDYRPVEIAPGRMFTDDRGWVGHR
- a CDS encoding cytochrome b/b6 domain-containing protein, whose amino-acid sequence is MKYSKTQVVYHWLTAALIFVMLGTGLAYRFDLADRAALNAHQIAGQLLIVVLALRVGARLMRRRPVTRHQHAAWERLLAGAVHFGLYGTMIAFVITGYVSASALSSNSLIAPVDITFARSDTGEWLLDIHYMLKWVLLGFFGLHLAGALKHLLIDRDDSFSHMTFTSKKQEPPNA
- the nusG gene encoding transcription termination/antitermination protein NusG; translated protein: MAKRWYSVSVLSNFEKKIAEEIRTKAEERGLDEQIDEVLVPTEEVIEIRRNKKVTAERRFMPGYVLVHMEMSDEGYHLINSINRVTGFLGPQGRPMPMRDAEVQAILGRVQEGEEAPRTLINFEIGEKVKVNDGPFEDFDGLVEEVDEENQRLKVTVSIFGRATPVELEYTQVTKQ
- the secE gene encoding preprotein translocase subunit SecE, producing the protein MAIANPVKFIQEVRAEVSKVVWPTRREVVLTTIMVFIMAALTAIFFSLVDIVIRSGLTSVLNYFGS